One Plasmodium sp. gorilla clade G2 genome assembly, chromosome: 12 genomic window carries:
- a CDS encoding XPA binding protein 1, putative, whose translation MEEKMNDRINEIEKTNNDDSKKDEEIMNKIKDYKILNNNEEENIKEYQKNNIMNKENHNVLIKENYDATNKNDDTNKINDDNIYVKINCENNNEKREASVLNTYTDNDINKDVDININININNSSNNMEKDNPLNDKHNNNNNNNNINNNNSSYGDNKPNNILDDTDMSIHNNLNDTSNEKKNVNISNKDIGQNNNSKTSGDMKNYYKDLPTVIIVIGMAGSGKTTYVGSLYNYLKVEQKKKVYTMNLDPAVKYVQYPLNIDIRDSIKYHEIMKEYKLGPNGAIMTCLNLFATRFDKVIEILEKRKSKLHYIIVDTPGQIEVFNWSASGNIILETLSVSFPVVINYIIDTVRCERPITFMSNMLYACSVLYKSRLPFLACFNKIDIIKHDKCIEWMTNYDTFNDDVLNDESYMASFSRSCALMINEFYEGIKTVGVSSKTNEGFNNILKNLQILKEEYLNEYVSSIEKQMKKIKQRKEKDIKIKMEALLMEKQKEISSSKI comes from the coding sequence atggaagaaaaaatgaatgatAGGATTAACGAAAttgaaaaaacaaataatgatGACAGCAAAAAGGATGAAGaaataatgaacaaaattaaagattataaaatattgaataataatgaagaagaaaatataaaggaatatcaaaaaaataatatcatgAATAAAGAAAATCATAATGTtctaataaaagaaaattatgatgcaactaataaaaatgatgacacaaataaaataaatgatgataatatttatgtaaagaTTAAttgtgaaaataataatgaaaaaagagAGGCCTCAGTTTTAAATACTTATActgataatgatataaataaagatgtagacataaatataaatataaatataaataacagtAGTAATAACATGGAAAAGGATAACCCTCTGAATGATAaacataataacaataataataacaataatattaataataataattcttcttaTGGTGATAATAAACCAAACAACATTTTAGATGATACAGATATGTCcatacataataatttaaatgatacttcaaatgaaaagaaaaatgtcaatatttcaaataaagatatagggcaaaataataattcaaagaCAAGTGGagatatgaaaaattattataaagatcTTCCAACTGTTATTATAGTAATTGGTATGGCTGGGAGTGGGAAAACTACATATGTTggttcattatataattatttaaaagtagaacaaaaaaaaaaggtatacACAATGAATCTTGATCCAGCTGTTAAATATGTACAATATCCATTAAATATAGACATACGAGATAGTATAAAATATCATGAAATAATGAAAGAATATAAACTCGGTCCAAATGGTGCTATAATGACttgtttaaatttatttgcAACAAGATTTGATAAAGTTATTGAAATATTAGAAAAACGTAAAAGTAaattacattatattattgttgATACACCAGGACAAATTGAAGTTTTTAATTGGTCTGCTAGtggaaatattattttagaaACTTTATCAGTTAGTTTCCCAGttgttattaattatattattgataCCGTAAGATGTGAAAGACCAATTACCTTCATGTCAAATATGCTATATGCATGCAGTGTTCTATACAAATCAAGATTACCATTCTTAGCATGTTTCAATAAGATAGATATAATTAAACATGATAAATGTATAGAATGGATGACAAACTATGATACTTTTAATGATGATGTTTTAAACGATGAAAGTTATATGGCTAGCTTCAGTAGATCATGTGCACTAATGATTAATGAATTCTATGAAGGAATAAAAACAGTTGGAGTATCTTCTAAAACCAATGAAggttttaataatatcttaAAAAACCTACAAATACTCAAAGAAGAATATCTAAATGAATATGTATCTTCTATAgaaaaacaaatgaaaaaaatcaaaCAAA